In the Aneurinibacillus soli genome, one interval contains:
- a CDS encoding sigma-70 family RNA polymerase sigma factor: MTNEEMIARARAGDESIFEEFFTKNEPFTYHIARKFSNTGLDVEDLASIAKVGMLKAYHSFDLDKAIKFATYAARCMSNEILMFLRKNNKHIGLVSLDAALNIDFDGNELTLADVLEDTSALTPDSRVMSEALMKVTEGFLQTLSERDRGIFLSCVVEEKKQDHIASEFDISQSYISRLVKRLIKKFQKYARRVGFIDGQENMTAKQIELGDEAQEETNVKAWQCAECGSDNKPAGAGSNTTLCRSCRSEKMRQGKKEYEISCVECGEIFIARSKIAKYCTQCKENKQSGKVDDTQAKQVPVYVHSDVEGDGKVEYVQVPANETESVIYPLSKVAEQLRVSTSALRKWCMGLEKQGYVFKDNSGAGRFMNSQDIFMLRQIQKKMGKGTSIEEVVTDVLARYGKRKEDGETAFHRLMRGDTLYLSAQDARKICEALDVLGVCYDQENVTALKMLG; the protein is encoded by the coding sequence ATGACAAACGAGGAGATGATTGCAAGGGCTAGAGCAGGAGATGAGTCAATATTTGAGGAATTTTTCACTAAAAACGAGCCTTTCACTTATCACATTGCGCGAAAGTTTTCGAATACAGGGTTGGATGTTGAGGATTTAGCGTCAATAGCAAAGGTAGGAATGCTGAAGGCGTACCATTCATTTGATCTGGATAAAGCCATTAAGTTCGCTACTTATGCGGCACGGTGTATGTCGAATGAGATTCTGATGTTTCTACGGAAGAATAATAAGCATATAGGATTGGTGAGTCTGGATGCAGCGCTGAACATTGATTTTGATGGCAATGAATTGACACTGGCTGATGTACTGGAAGATACGTCTGCGCTAACACCGGATTCCAGGGTTATGAGTGAAGCGTTAATGAAGGTGACGGAAGGGTTTCTTCAGACGTTGTCGGAGAGGGATCGAGGAATCTTCTTGTCATGCGTAGTTGAGGAGAAGAAACAGGATCATATCGCAAGTGAATTTGATATTTCGCAATCGTATATTTCGAGATTAGTTAAACGCTTGATTAAAAAGTTTCAAAAATATGCACGTAGAGTAGGTTTTATTGACGGTCAGGAGAATATGACAGCGAAGCAAATTGAATTAGGAGATGAAGCACAGGAGGAGACTAACGTGAAAGCGTGGCAATGTGCGGAGTGCGGTTCTGACAATAAACCGGCTGGCGCGGGATCAAATACAACACTTTGCAGGTCATGTCGAAGCGAAAAAATGCGGCAAGGTAAAAAAGAATATGAAATCTCCTGTGTCGAATGTGGTGAAATATTTATAGCAAGGTCGAAGATAGCAAAGTATTGTACGCAGTGCAAGGAGAACAAGCAAAGTGGAAAAGTAGATGACACGCAAGCAAAACAAGTTCCAGTATACGTTCATTCAGATGTAGAAGGAGATGGTAAAGTGGAATATGTACAAGTACCAGCAAATGAAACAGAAAGTGTGATCTATCCTCTGAGCAAGGTTGCGGAGCAGTTGAGAGTGTCTACAAGCGCATTACGTAAATGGTGCATGGGTTTGGAAAAGCAAGGATATGTATTCAAGGATAATTCTGGAGCTGGGCGTTTTATGAATAGCCAGGATATTTTCATGCTGCGGCAGATACAGAAGAAGATGGGAAAAGGTACATCTATTGAAGAAGTGGTAACGGATGTGCTAGCTCGTTACGGTAAAAGAAAAGAGGACGGAGAGACGGCATTTCATCGCTTAATGCGTGGAGATACTCTATACTTGTCAGCGCAAGATGCACGTAAGATATGCGAAGCGCTGGATGTGCTGGGTGTTTGCTATGATCAGGAGAATGTGACAGCACTAAAAATGCTAGGTTAA
- a CDS encoding alpha/beta-type small acid-soluble spore protein encodes MSQQQNRNRNNNELVAPQALDMMKYEIASEFGVQLGPDTTSRQNGSVGGEITKRLVQIAEQQLSGKYVQ; translated from the coding sequence ATGTCACAGCAACAAAATAGAAATCGTAATAACAATGAACTGGTTGCTCCACAAGCACTGGATATGATGAAGTATGAAATAGCTTCTGAATTCGGTGTACAACTCGGACCGGATACAACTTCTCGCCAGAACGGTTCTGTCGGAGGCGAAATTACAAAGCGCCTGGTTCAGATAGCAGAGCAACAATTAAGTGGTAAATACGTGCAATAA
- a CDS encoding sigma-70 family RNA polymerase sigma factor, with protein MQYNEHLGDVETFVEKNQKLVWKCVQQYKMVARTKCIELEELFQIGMIGMLKAYEKYDPSKFENVNNFTTYGVPMIHGEILRFLRDFYPVRVPRGKMELLRKIRCAGMMNLSAQEIAEHFDVSEKEVEQALEMRYVEQVQSMDAEIIDYENKEITLHDKISVSADYTGVFVYDFLKSLSEREQTIIEMRTWDATQVEIAQAVGIGQVQVSRMLTRIKNKYLAYCNGETVSPAIELQRKVTRERYEIMAAEGRSNKEIAQEFGCHIKTLKHHQRKWKQAEQAVDLYEATV; from the coding sequence ATGCAATATAACGAGCATTTGGGAGATGTAGAAACGTTTGTAGAGAAGAATCAAAAGTTGGTATGGAAATGTGTGCAGCAGTATAAGATGGTAGCTCGTACAAAGTGTATCGAGTTAGAAGAACTATTTCAGATCGGTATGATAGGAATGTTAAAAGCGTATGAGAAGTACGATCCAAGTAAATTTGAGAATGTGAACAACTTTACCACATATGGTGTTCCTATGATTCATGGAGAGATTTTACGTTTCTTACGTGATTTCTATCCTGTTAGGGTTCCTCGTGGAAAAATGGAACTGCTTAGGAAAATACGATGCGCCGGTATGATGAATTTATCTGCTCAGGAGATTGCGGAACATTTCGATGTTTCGGAGAAGGAGGTAGAACAAGCGCTAGAGATGCGCTATGTAGAGCAGGTTCAATCTATGGATGCAGAGATTATAGATTATGAAAATAAAGAGATTACGCTGCATGACAAAATTTCTGTATCGGCCGATTATACAGGTGTGTTCGTGTATGATTTTTTAAAATCGCTATCCGAGCGCGAGCAAACCATCATAGAAATGCGGACATGGGATGCTACACAGGTGGAAATCGCACAGGCGGTAGGGATAGGTCAGGTTCAAGTATCACGTATGCTGACCAGAATAAAAAATAAGTATCTCGCGTATTGTAACGGGGAAACGGTTAGTCCTGCGATTGAGCTGCAACGAAAAGTAACACGTGAGCGGTATGAGATAATGGCAGCCGAAGGGAGGAGTAACAAAGAAATCGCGCAGGAATTCGGATGCCATATTAAAACGCTGAAGCATCATCAAAGAAAGTGGAAGCAAGCGGAACAGGCGGTGGATCTGTATGAAGCCACTGTTTGA
- a CDS encoding DNA cytosine methyltransferase: MEMAGHSCVGYVEIDKFARKSYEAIHDTEGEWTAHDITSVSDDDLRLLAGRGIDVICGGFPCQAFSIAGKRGGFSDTRGTLFFEIARFASIIKPKYLFLENVKGLLNHAGGETFRVILNTLDELGYDAEWQVLNSKDFGVPQNRERVFIIGHLRGASTREVFPIIRADGEAVVQNEKKLKELTKGVSDAHRVYDANGLARTLKSEGGGLGAKTGLYMVDESKAVVIQKTHGCSVTVKEDETGTLQATRLDKVPCLVVNGELKLRDDNMSTCLPASYYKGLDNHGARTGILQRGRGFNEGGLHEIAPTLTKNSYEQNNHLLKGAKIRKLTPRECWRLQGFPDWAFDKAQQVNSDSQLYKQSGNSVTINVVYEVAERL, from the coding sequence ATGGAAATGGCAGGACATAGTTGCGTTGGCTATGTAGAAATAGACAAATTCGCCCGTAAGTCTTACGAAGCTATACATGATACAGAAGGGGAGTGGACAGCACATGACATCACTAGTGTATCAGATGACGATCTTCGATTGCTTGCAGGAAGAGGTATCGATGTCATCTGCGGCGGATTCCCTTGCCAAGCTTTTAGCATTGCAGGAAAACGTGGGGGATTCAGTGATACTCGCGGAACTCTCTTTTTTGAAATCGCTCGTTTCGCATCGATCATTAAACCCAAATATCTATTTCTTGAAAACGTCAAAGGCTTGCTCAATCACGCAGGGGGGGAGACTTTCCGAGTTATCCTCAACACGTTGGATGAACTGGGGTACGATGCGGAATGGCAAGTGCTTAACAGCAAAGATTTCGGAGTCCCGCAAAACAGGGAGCGCGTGTTCATTATCGGACATCTTAGAGGAGCAAGTACCAGAGAAGTATTTCCTATCATCAGAGCAGACGGGGAAGCTGTTGTCCAAAACGAAAAGAAATTAAAGGAGTTAACCAAAGGTGTATCTGACGCTCATAGGGTGTACGATGCAAACGGATTAGCCAGAACACTGAAATCAGAAGGTGGAGGACTGGGAGCGAAAACAGGGTTGTACATGGTAGACGAATCGAAAGCGGTAGTGATTCAGAAAACACACGGATGCTCAGTTACTGTAAAGGAAGACGAAACAGGAACATTACAAGCTACGCGATTGGATAAAGTTCCATGCTTGGTTGTGAATGGTGAATTGAAATTACGTGATGATAATATGTCAACTTGTCTGCCTGCATCGTACTACAAAGGACTGGATAATCACGGAGCGAGAACGGGGATTTTACAACGAGGGCGTGGTTTTAACGAAGGTGGTTTACACGAAATAGCACCAACGCTCACAAAAAACAGCTACGAGCAAAATAACCACCTACTAAAAGGTGCGAAGATTAGAAAGCTAACTCCACGAGAGTGCTGGCGATTACAAGGTTTTCCTGATTGGGCATTCGATAAAGCACAGCAGGTAAATTCAGATAGCCAGCTTTATAAGCAGTCAGGAAACAGTGTGACCATTAATGTCGTTTATGAGGTTGCTGAAAGATTATAG
- a CDS encoding RNA polymerase sigma factor, which yields METDKHLIYIFAGGDDASAYQKLKSDVAAKVYSCSTQVKGEELDDIIQDAALKLYLSIDRYDSKKAAVSTFRDHIITNVLIDRIRRWRAHKSQVLTWDEVDETEDGCEQVDFDMDFERWFRTLLPHEKKIVRMRLDGKKNCVIADELGCSNASITAYRKVIQKKWNSFFYYGGDENHAI from the coding sequence TTGGAGACGGACAAGCATTTAATCTATATATTTGCGGGTGGAGATGATGCAAGCGCCTATCAGAAGTTGAAGTCTGATGTGGCAGCGAAGGTGTACAGTTGTAGCACGCAAGTAAAAGGTGAGGAACTGGACGATATTATACAGGATGCAGCGTTGAAACTGTATTTATCCATTGATAGATATGACAGTAAAAAAGCGGCAGTATCAACGTTTCGTGATCACATTATCACAAATGTTTTGATTGACCGGATACGCCGCTGGCGGGCACATAAAAGCCAGGTGTTGACATGGGATGAAGTAGATGAAACAGAAGATGGATGTGAGCAAGTAGATTTTGATATGGATTTTGAGCGATGGTTTCGCACGTTGCTTCCACATGAGAAAAAGATTGTACGTATGCGATTGGATGGCAAGAAAAACTGTGTAATTGCAGATGAACTGGGATGTTCGAACGCTTCTATTACGGCATATAGGAAAGTGATTCAGAAGAAGTGGAATAGCTTTTTCTATTATGGGGGAGATGAGAATCATGCAATATAA
- the spoVS gene encoding stage V sporulation protein SpoVS has product MEILKVSAKSNPNSVAGALAGVLRERGSAEMQAIGAGALNQAVKAVAIARGFVAPSGVDLICIPAFADIMIDGEERTAIKLIVEPR; this is encoded by the coding sequence ATGGAAATCTTAAAAGTTTCAGCAAAGTCGAATCCGAATTCTGTAGCAGGGGCATTGGCAGGTGTTCTTCGTGAACGTGGTTCTGCTGAGATGCAAGCAATCGGGGCAGGGGCATTGAACCAGGCAGTTAAAGCTGTCGCCATCGCACGTGGATTTGTAGCACCAAGTGGAGTAGATCTAATCTGCATCCCAGCTTTCGCGGATATTATGATTGATGGGGAAGAACGGACGGCGATTAAGCTGATTGTTGAGCCACGGTAA
- a CDS encoding helix-turn-helix domain-containing protein, translated as MSLKVLETLGFIKKNILTTSEVAELLGVTRQRINAIVKTKDLVPFKKTGETSLFLLDDVINYKENKRSGPRTSIASMAPELFDRSGSTYDSIDFFRENRHKLGQIVHAYAFFNPIDAAIHNFYVPSQHFKRGVFLNIETPHLVLVDTEGNEMWISGCNCGYGGTGPHGSQTVLQECGFPQKEIDNIFRYRVVKLFKDPDGNVDVHVANSDYDGGTFDEGTTSIYFRNDNLVLMHKPSRWSKEKNEIKTAERYQSFIPNPVRFEIYPTYEQAKEMGYVLPGLDGSDFSREEVYRVIIKDSSGRELWLNPHIHTQTPILAQADLRSLLELCGFDVPEESANKGWLSSWLSTNIRRFQPNPVIISKRKEVKIKI; from the coding sequence ATGTCTTTAAAAGTTTTAGAAACGTTGGGATTTATTAAAAAGAATATTCTAACCACAAGTGAAGTTGCCGAATTATTAGGTGTAACTAGGCAAAGGATCAACGCTATAGTTAAGACTAAAGATTTAGTCCCTTTCAAAAAGACAGGGGAAACCAGTTTATTTTTACTTGATGACGTAATCAATTATAAAGAAAACAAGAGATCAGGCCCTCGAACTTCTATCGCTAGCATGGCTCCGGAGCTGTTTGATCGTTCCGGATCTACATATGACAGCATTGATTTTTTCAGAGAGAATCGACATAAGCTTGGCCAAATTGTTCACGCATATGCTTTCTTTAATCCTATCGATGCAGCAATTCATAACTTCTATGTTCCCTCACAACATTTTAAGAGAGGTGTATTTTTAAATATAGAAACACCTCACCTAGTTTTGGTAGATACAGAGGGGAATGAAATGTGGATTAGCGGATGCAACTGCGGTTACGGAGGTACCGGTCCTCACGGTAGTCAAACGGTATTACAAGAATGTGGTTTTCCACAAAAAGAAATTGATAACATTTTCAGATATAGGGTTGTGAAGCTGTTCAAAGACCCTGATGGAAATGTAGATGTTCATGTTGCTAATAGCGATTACGATGGAGGTACATTTGACGAAGGCACAACGTCAATTTATTTCCGTAATGATAATTTGGTTCTAATGCACAAACCTAGTCGGTGGAGCAAAGAAAAAAATGAAATTAAAACAGCCGAAAGATACCAATCATTTATTCCGAATCCTGTTCGATTCGAAATTTATCCCACTTATGAACAAGCGAAAGAAATGGGATATGTTCTACCTGGGTTGGACGGAAGCGATTTCAGTAGAGAAGAGGTTTATCGCGTAATTATTAAAGATTCGTCAGGAAGAGAGCTATGGTTAAATCCACACATTCATACACAAACACCGATCTTAGCTCAAGCTGATTTACGTTCTCTTCTAGAACTTTGCGGTTTTGATGTACCGGAAGAAAGTGCAAATAAAGGTTGGTTATCATCTTGGTTAAGTACAAATATACGGAGATTTCAACCGAATCCCGTAATCATTTCAAAGAGAAAAGAAGTTAAAATTAAGATTTAA
- a CDS encoding IDEAL domain-containing protein yields MKQYMELNGTCYLLQKRPIQKGDVVTWKYKGEEYVGVVEKCGKNAAQVNLRPLHKGSVKVETDRLTVLKPITEAELRRRKRDWLLQLVDLALATNDREWFEELSGRLK; encoded by the coding sequence TTGAAACAGTACATGGAATTGAACGGGACATGCTATCTTTTGCAGAAGCGCCCGATTCAAAAGGGAGATGTTGTGACGTGGAAGTACAAAGGAGAAGAGTACGTCGGCGTAGTTGAAAAATGCGGAAAGAACGCCGCCCAAGTAAATCTTCGTCCGCTGCATAAAGGAAGTGTAAAGGTAGAAACCGATAGACTCACCGTTCTGAAACCGATCACGGAAGCAGAGTTGCGCAGGAGAAAGCGCGACTGGCTTCTACAACTGGTTGATCTGGCACTAGCTACAAATGACCGGGAATGGTTCGAGGAATTGAGTGGCCGGCTGAAATGA
- the hfq gene encoding RNA chaperone Hfq has protein sequence MENKLQDTFLNNARKEKITVTIFLTNGVPMKGRIVSFDTFCILFEKENKQQVLIYKHVVSTIIPEKNMNTNAQN, from the coding sequence ATGGAAAATAAATTACAGGACACATTCCTGAACAACGCTCGTAAAGAGAAAATAACGGTCACAATTTTTCTGACAAACGGTGTACCGATGAAAGGCCGCATCGTTTCGTTTGATACTTTCTGCATCCTGTTTGAGAAAGAAAACAAGCAGCAGGTGCTTATCTACAAACACGTTGTTTCCACCATCATCCCGGAGAAGAATATGAATACGAATGCGCAAAACTAG
- a CDS encoding M15 family metallopeptidase has product MAVTWDWLVKKNFRLNDANLHPAVRQKAWDVIFELWQQGIYVLITQGYRSIAEQNDLYAQGRTKPGKIVTNARGGQSYHNYGLAIDFVLYTKDGKDVTWDDSSAEWKQVVRVFKSKEFAWGGDFRTFKDTPHFEMTFGYTYSQLQNGKGPVRPATVVVIPEPAKAVSSAVLNQESTCTIIVNGAKLDARGIMRDNLSYLPVRAVGNATGVTVGFENGKALLGKGVLQTTILIGDSGYAHTREIADVLGYKVDWDGKTQTVTLTKGAR; this is encoded by the coding sequence TTGGCAGTTACATGGGACTGGCTCGTAAAGAAAAACTTTCGCCTAAATGACGCGAACTTGCATCCGGCTGTCCGACAGAAAGCGTGGGATGTTATTTTTGAATTATGGCAGCAAGGCATCTACGTTCTCATTACACAAGGATACCGCTCAATCGCTGAACAGAATGACTTATATGCACAAGGACGGACAAAACCGGGGAAAATTGTGACGAATGCAAGAGGAGGACAATCCTACCACAACTACGGTCTAGCGATTGACTTCGTCTTGTACACAAAAGACGGGAAAGACGTGACATGGGACGATAGCAGTGCTGAATGGAAGCAAGTGGTGCGGGTGTTTAAGTCGAAAGAATTTGCCTGGGGTGGTGATTTCAGGACGTTTAAGGATACGCCTCATTTCGAGATGACGTTTGGCTATACGTACAGCCAGTTGCAGAACGGGAAAGGACCGGTACGTCCAGCGACCGTCGTTGTCATACCGGAACCTGCAAAAGCAGTGTCGAGTGCTGTGCTAAATCAGGAGTCGACCTGTACTATTATTGTAAATGGCGCAAAGCTGGATGCACGCGGTATCATGCGTGATAACCTCTCATATTTGCCTGTACGAGCTGTTGGAAATGCGACAGGAGTGACAGTAGGATTTGAAAACGGAAAGGCACTGCTGGGCAAAGGAGTGCTTCAGACAACGATTCTAATCGGAGATTCAGGCTATGCACATACACGAGAGATCGCAGATGTGCTGGGATATAAAGTTGATTGGGATGGAAAGACTCAGACAGTCACACTGACGAAGGGTGCTCGATAG
- a CDS encoding sigma-70 family RNA polymerase sigma factor — translation MNKEIFERCKVDKLYLEQFMRENENLIWFSIRKYIGEPAEVADKYRIDKDDLLQLGRLAMLKCIKRFDPDRRVKFSSFTVTAIVREVRCFLRDKTSVIRPTRSASELLNRIKQTICELEYVPSTRDIAELLDVDEQRVVKAMKVAGDTVYAEFDMPIPKRAEDDVIDSMYTQEILQDMACRMTDVEFNIVLGRLNGMSYRQLSEKCKVSKKAVVRTMRKAREVLRDVYTLMNELDKD, via the coding sequence ATGAATAAGGAGATTTTTGAACGGTGTAAAGTAGATAAATTATATTTAGAACAATTTATGCGGGAGAACGAGAATCTAATCTGGTTCTCGATCCGCAAATATATTGGGGAGCCAGCAGAAGTAGCAGACAAGTATCGAATTGATAAAGATGATTTGCTGCAGCTTGGGAGGCTGGCGATGTTGAAGTGTATCAAGCGATTTGACCCGGACCGAAGAGTGAAGTTCAGCTCATTCACGGTAACGGCCATCGTTAGAGAAGTACGATGTTTCCTGCGTGACAAAACTAGTGTGATTCGACCAACACGTTCGGCCAGTGAGCTGTTGAATCGGATTAAGCAGACGATATGCGAGTTGGAATATGTACCATCTACACGCGATATTGCGGAACTGCTGGACGTAGATGAGCAGCGGGTTGTAAAAGCCATGAAAGTAGCAGGAGATACCGTATATGCTGAATTTGATATGCCGATACCGAAACGAGCAGAAGATGATGTGATAGACAGTATGTATACGCAGGAAATATTGCAGGATATGGCGTGTCGTATGACGGATGTAGAGTTTAACATTGTGCTCGGGAGACTGAATGGTATGTCTTATAGGCAGCTATCTGAGAAGTGTAAAGTATCGAAGAAAGCAGTAGTTCGAACGATGAGGAAGGCTAGGGAGGTGCTACGAGATGTGTATACTCTAATGAATGAGTTGGACAAGGATTGA
- a CDS encoding TIR domain-containing protein, which produces MTKKSRKLPSLNVSREEAANKILKQIEKGKQLGDFSIYGQEDLRKAESEKTKWSNYNYDLLLTLFSDDSIAEEYNYVGPFMIMGDYTFQDEVKDFRKDANEKVERLESILHRLELYTEAIQVDYESDIPQNPVTSNRKIFIVHGQDNETKLTVTRFLEKLDFEPVILHEQANQGRTIIEKFEANSDVSFAIVLLTPDDIGYKKEQPEEAKSRARQNVIFELGFFMGRLGRNKVCALIKGDLEILSDIQGVVYTTMAGSWEIELARELSQAGLEVDFNKLFK; this is translated from the coding sequence ATGACCAAGAAAAGCAGGAAACTCCCCTCGCTCAATGTTTCTAGAGAAGAGGCCGCTAATAAAATTCTTAAACAAATTGAAAAAGGTAAGCAACTAGGAGATTTCTCTATATATGGTCAAGAAGACCTCCGAAAAGCAGAAAGTGAAAAGACAAAATGGAGCAATTATAATTATGATTTATTACTCACTCTTTTTAGTGACGATTCCATAGCAGAAGAATATAACTACGTTGGTCCTTTTATGATAATGGGTGATTATACTTTTCAGGATGAAGTAAAAGATTTCAGGAAAGATGCTAACGAAAAAGTTGAAAGATTAGAATCTATTTTACATAGACTAGAACTTTATACTGAAGCTATCCAGGTCGATTACGAAAGTGACATTCCTCAAAATCCAGTAACCAGTAACCGTAAAATCTTCATTGTTCATGGACAAGATAACGAAACAAAGCTGACTGTAACTAGGTTTCTAGAGAAATTAGACTTTGAACCTGTTATCCTACATGAACAAGCTAATCAGGGGAGAACTATTATTGAGAAGTTTGAAGCTAACTCAGATGTCTCATTTGCAATAGTGCTTTTAACCCCTGACGATATAGGTTATAAAAAAGAACAGCCTGAAGAAGCTAAAAGTCGTGCAAGGCAAAATGTTATCTTTGAATTAGGCTTTTTTATGGGCCGCTTAGGTCGTAACAAAGTTTGCGCTTTAATAAAGGGAGACCTTGAAATACTGTCTGATATTCAGGGAGTCGTATATACAACCATGGCGGGAAGCTGGGAAATAGAACTAGCTCGTGAACTCTCACAGGCGGGGCTTGAAGTGGACTTCAACAAGCTTTTTAAATAA
- a CDS encoding aspartyl-phosphate phosphatase Spo0E family protein, protein MNEIEELLKQIEELRRTLNSLATEKSLSDPEVLTASQMLDALLNEYEKLIRRKKK, encoded by the coding sequence ATGAATGAAATCGAAGAGCTTTTAAAACAGATCGAGGAATTAAGAAGAACACTAAATTCTTTAGCGACAGAAAAGAGTCTGAGTGACCCGGAGGTTCTGACGGCGAGTCAGATGTTAGATGCTTTGTTGAATGAATACGAGAAGTTAATCAGGAGAAAGAAAAAATAG